In Nocardioides faecalis, the following proteins share a genomic window:
- a CDS encoding polysaccharide deacetylase family protein, whose product MSAAPPPAEPGRSRRGLIGAAGAAAAAAVGVPIVVADRLVDRAADKEEQLARVTPIRVSRRAAGLLTDTAGEFDDLSGGAAGGGEVGTVEQAKAGTGSVRLRTPRGSEAPVVALRRFASVDLAAQHLKLWVRVEGWDDLGNSQVRLHSTDTDYFAFNLGAAIARPARAEGEWTEVVLPRSAFTERSGDPRWAAVTGLGFTAWSPSGTTVELLFCNAVLVPDTPAPGVVSLTFDDGWASQYRAAQLMDEHGWVGTAFVIRQRIGTDGYLSDEEVTDLHERGWDIGGHGDTPLRTLDDDALVEAVSADAAWLRERNLRGRQHYAYPNGSVDDRVAAVLRRYFVTGRTINEVNQSLSWVQEHRLSAISVYAEQADAEVRALVDAAARDGDWTNLVFHKIGDEGDDLSWTEHRFRDLLAHIAGSGVVVQPLGGVL is encoded by the coding sequence ATGAGCGCGGCCCCGCCGCCGGCCGAGCCGGGGCGCAGCCGTCGCGGGTTGATCGGCGCGGCCGGCGCCGCCGCGGCGGCAGCGGTCGGTGTGCCGATCGTGGTCGCGGACCGCCTGGTCGACCGGGCCGCGGACAAGGAGGAGCAGCTGGCCCGGGTCACCCCGATCCGGGTCTCACGCCGCGCGGCCGGCCTGCTGACCGACACCGCCGGTGAGTTCGACGACCTCTCCGGCGGGGCAGCAGGCGGGGGCGAGGTCGGCACCGTCGAGCAGGCGAAGGCCGGCACCGGCTCGGTGCGGCTCCGTACGCCGCGCGGCTCCGAGGCCCCCGTCGTGGCACTGCGCCGGTTCGCCTCGGTCGACCTCGCCGCGCAGCACCTGAAGCTCTGGGTCCGCGTCGAGGGCTGGGACGACCTGGGCAACAGCCAGGTCCGGCTGCACTCCACCGACACCGACTACTTCGCCTTCAACCTCGGTGCCGCGATCGCGCGTCCCGCCCGCGCCGAGGGGGAGTGGACCGAGGTCGTGCTGCCGCGCTCGGCGTTCACCGAGAGGTCCGGCGATCCCCGCTGGGCTGCCGTCACCGGTCTCGGGTTCACGGCCTGGTCGCCGTCCGGCACCACCGTCGAGCTGCTCTTCTGCAACGCCGTGCTGGTCCCCGACACCCCCGCGCCGGGCGTGGTCTCGCTGACCTTCGACGACGGCTGGGCCAGCCAGTACCGCGCCGCGCAGCTCATGGACGAGCACGGGTGGGTCGGCACGGCCTTCGTGATCCGGCAACGGATCGGGACCGACGGCTACCTCAGCGACGAGGAGGTCACCGACCTGCACGAGCGGGGCTGGGACATCGGCGGCCACGGCGACACCCCGCTGCGCACGCTCGACGACGACGCGCTGGTCGAGGCGGTGAGCGCCGATGCCGCCTGGCTGCGCGAGCGCAACCTCCGCGGTCGCCAGCACTACGCCTACCCGAACGGTTCGGTCGACGACCGGGTGGCCGCGGTCCTCCGGCGGTACTTCGTCACCGGGCGCACCATCAACGAGGTCAACCAGTCGCTGTCGTGGGTCCAGGAGCACCGGCTCTCGGCGATCTCGGTCTATGCCGAGCAGGCCGACGCCGAGGTGCGGGCCCTCGTCGACGCGGCCGCGCGCGACGGCGACTGGACCAACCTGGTCTTCCACAAGATCGGTGACGAGGGCGACGACCTCTCCTGGACCGAGCACCGGTTCCGCGACCTGCTCGCGCACATCGCCGGCTCCGGCGTCGTGGTGCAACCCCTGGGCGGGGTGCTCTGA
- the sigJ gene encoding RNA polymerase sigma factor SigJ, with protein MPDPVPGSGRLEELAVAYDALRPRMVRVGYAIVGSRAEAEDVVADCWTRLVDADAGPAGPVRDVVGWLTVAVARAATDVLRSARLRREQYVGPWLPEPFVDPLPGAGAGAAAAGPSGGAAAGDPADRVTLDESVGYALLVVLEALSPAERTAFVLHDVFGMPFGEVADAVGRSPAAVRQLASRARAHLAAHPVRFEVSRAAHEAVLGRFLAAAGGGDLAALVATLDPDVVLTSDGGGVVSAARRPVHGADRVARFLLGTLQRAATDAEVELWHANGAPAIGIREGGVLTTLVVLTVIGEAASRIDLIRAPDKLAAVERQRVP; from the coding sequence GTGCCTGACCCGGTGCCCGGCTCCGGTCGCCTCGAGGAGCTCGCCGTCGCCTACGACGCGCTGCGGCCCCGGATGGTGCGGGTCGGGTACGCGATCGTGGGCAGCCGCGCCGAGGCCGAGGACGTCGTCGCGGACTGCTGGACCCGGCTGGTCGACGCCGACGCGGGCCCGGCCGGCCCGGTGCGCGACGTCGTCGGCTGGCTGACCGTCGCGGTCGCCCGGGCGGCCACCGACGTGCTGCGCTCGGCGCGCCTGCGCCGCGAGCAGTACGTCGGCCCGTGGCTGCCCGAGCCCTTCGTCGACCCGCTGCCGGGCGCTGGCGCGGGCGCCGCGGCTGCGGGACCGTCCGGGGGCGCGGCGGCCGGCGACCCCGCGGACCGGGTCACCCTGGACGAGTCGGTGGGCTACGCGCTGCTGGTGGTGCTGGAGGCGCTGTCACCGGCCGAGCGCACGGCGTTCGTGCTGCACGACGTCTTCGGGATGCCCTTCGGCGAGGTCGCGGACGCGGTGGGTCGCAGCCCGGCGGCGGTGCGGCAGCTGGCCTCCCGGGCCCGGGCGCACCTCGCCGCGCACCCGGTGAGGTTCGAGGTCTCGCGCGCGGCCCACGAGGCGGTGCTGGGCCGGTTCCTCGCCGCGGCCGGCGGCGGCGATCTGGCGGCCCTGGTGGCCACGCTGGACCCCGACGTGGTGCTGACCTCGGACGGCGGCGGCGTGGTCAGCGCGGCGCGACGGCCCGTGCACGGCGCGGACCGGGTCGCCCGATTCCTGCTCGGCACCCTGCAGCGTGCCGCCACCGACGCCGAGGTGGAGCTGTGGCACGCCAACGGCGCCCCGGCGATCGGCATCCGCGAGGGCGGGGTGCTCACCACGCTGGTGGTGCTCACCGTCATCGGCGAGGCAGCCTCGCGGATCGACCTGATCCGGGCACCGGACAAGCTCGCCGCCGTGGAGCGGCAGCGAGTGCCCTGA
- a CDS encoding TetR family transcriptional regulator, which yields MAHISSPERAAPRDADRLRPAGRATRNAIEVAARDLFAAGGFDATSVRAIAARAGVDPALVIRHFGSKEALFLATVDTSLGIDALVEGPLETFGRRLVAYFLDPQRTVLRQRYVAIARAAHLGQVREEIVRHNLEKYVGPLAPRLSGERRELRVALAVAQLGGLLNALFMLEDPTLTAAATDDLVELYGDAIQRLLTP from the coding sequence CTGCGGCCCGCCGGCCGCGCCACCCGGAACGCGATCGAGGTGGCCGCCCGCGACCTCTTCGCCGCCGGTGGCTTCGACGCCACCTCCGTGCGCGCGATCGCCGCCCGGGCCGGGGTCGACCCCGCCCTGGTGATCCGGCACTTCGGGTCGAAGGAGGCACTCTTCCTCGCCACCGTCGACACCTCCCTGGGCATCGACGCGCTCGTCGAGGGGCCCCTGGAGACCTTCGGCCGCCGGCTGGTCGCCTACTTCCTCGACCCCCAGCGCACCGTGCTGCGCCAGCGCTACGTCGCGATCGCCCGCGCCGCGCACCTGGGCCAGGTGCGGGAGGAGATCGTGCGGCACAACCTGGAGAAGTACGTCGGACCGCTGGCGCCCCGGCTCTCCGGCGAGCGCCGCGAGCTGCGCGTCGCCCTCGCCGTCGCCCAGCTCGGCGGCCTGCTCAACGCCCTCTTCATGCTGGAGGACCCGACGCTGACCGCGGCCGCGACCGACGACCTGGTCGAGCTGTACGGCGACGCCATCCAGCGGCTGCTGACCCCCTGA
- a CDS encoding ABC transporter permease, protein MSWLSLNRDFVLEMTLQHLRLAAPAIAISVVVAVLLGRIAWRWPRAGAVVLGAAGLLYSVPALPLLIVIPVLLGIPLRSGLTLVVALAVYGTALLAGTAAEAFRSVDPRVREAAEAMGYSRTGLLLRVDLPLALPVLLSGIRVISVSTVSLVTIGALVGIPSLGNLLTDGFQRGIQAEIVTGVVATMALAVLLDLVLVGLGIVLTPWNRRPSRRRARVGVPGPSAVPDVVPGVAR, encoded by the coding sequence GTGAGCTGGCTGTCCCTCAACCGGGACTTCGTGCTGGAGATGACGCTCCAGCACCTGCGCCTCGCCGCGCCCGCCATCGCGATCAGTGTCGTCGTCGCCGTGCTGCTGGGCCGCATCGCCTGGCGCTGGCCGCGGGCCGGCGCGGTGGTGCTCGGCGCCGCCGGGCTGCTCTACTCCGTGCCGGCACTGCCCCTGCTCATCGTCATCCCCGTGCTGCTCGGCATCCCGCTGCGCTCGGGCCTGACCCTCGTCGTGGCGCTGGCCGTCTACGGCACCGCCCTGCTCGCCGGCACCGCCGCCGAGGCGTTCCGCTCGGTCGATCCCCGGGTGCGCGAGGCCGCCGAGGCGATGGGCTACTCCCGCACCGGGCTGCTGCTGCGCGTGGACCTGCCGCTGGCCCTGCCCGTGCTGCTGTCCGGGATCCGGGTGATCTCGGTGAGCACGGTCAGCCTGGTCACGATCGGCGCACTGGTCGGCATCCCCAGCCTCGGCAACCTGCTGACCGACGGCTTCCAGCGCGGCATCCAGGCCGAGATCGTCACCGGCGTGGTGGCTACGATGGCGCTCGCGGTGCTGCTGGACCTCGTGCTGGTCGGGCTCGGCATCGTGCTCACGCCGTGGAACCGCCGCCCCAGCCGGCGCCGGGCCCGCGTCGGCGTCCCCGGCCCGAGCGCGGTGCCGGACGTCGTACCGGGGGTGGCGCGGTGA
- a CDS encoding SDR family oxidoreductase, with the protein MDDNHISTKIAVAGGTGLLGRLVTEEVRVRGLTPVVIARSHGIDLTTGAGLDAALADVDAVVDASNVASLSARRSIAFFTAATTNLLAAEQRAGVRHHVAVSVVGCDRVDLPYYLGKRRQEELVAAGGVPWSLLRATQFHEFAAQVAGQGPPLLAPAPRMRCRPVAAREVAAALVDAAVGPARGRLPDLAGPGPERLDDLVRRVVHHRRMRRVVVPVPLVGAVGRQVSAGGLLPDAPAVIGRETWTEWLARA; encoded by the coding sequence ATGGACGACAACCACATCTCCACGAAGATCGCCGTCGCCGGCGGCACCGGGCTGCTCGGACGCCTCGTCACCGAGGAGGTCCGCGTCCGCGGGCTCACCCCGGTGGTGATCGCCCGCTCCCACGGCATCGACCTGACCACCGGTGCCGGCCTGGACGCGGCGCTCGCCGACGTCGACGCCGTCGTCGACGCCAGCAACGTCGCCAGCCTCAGTGCCCGGCGCTCGATCGCCTTCTTCACCGCGGCAACCACGAACCTGCTCGCCGCGGAGCAACGCGCCGGTGTGCGCCACCACGTCGCCGTCTCCGTCGTCGGCTGCGACCGCGTCGACCTGCCGTACTACCTCGGCAAGCGTCGTCAGGAGGAGCTCGTCGCGGCCGGCGGCGTGCCCTGGTCGCTGCTGCGCGCCACCCAGTTCCACGAGTTCGCGGCCCAGGTCGCGGGCCAGGGACCACCCCTGCTCGCGCCGGCGCCGCGGATGCGGTGCCGACCGGTCGCCGCACGCGAGGTCGCGGCCGCGCTGGTGGACGCCGCCGTGGGGCCCGCCCGCGGCCGGCTGCCCGACCTCGCCGGACCCGGCCCGGAGCGGCTCGACGACCTCGTGCGCCGTGTGGTGCACCATCGGCGCATGCGTCGTGTCGTCGTACCCGTGCCGCTGGTGGGTGCCGTCGGCCGCCAGGTGTCCGCCGGCGGGCTGCTGCCCGACGCACCGGCGGTCATCGGCCGCGAGACCTGGACCGAGTGGCTGGCCCGTGCCTGA
- a CDS encoding ABC transporter substrate-binding protein produces the protein MTRFRTGVALAAAATLTVALAACGGGDSDPLSSGDKGGETIVIGSQDYYSSEILAEAYAQALEAEGYDVDRQFKIGQREAYLPEIESGSIDLFPEYTGPLLLVWEPDTTVTLSDDVYDALVEATPDGLRVLDQSPATDQDAYVVTREFAEKWDLTSIEDLKKVTEPLVFGANSESETRPNGPKGLKRVYDVEVGFTPIEDGGGPLTVKALKDGDIQLAFIYTGDPSLKKNDLVALEDTKGLFVASHVVPVASDDVDDDAAGVINRISAAMSPEDLVNLNARSVDEQLPAATIAKEWLKEEGLL, from the coding sequence ATGACCCGCTTCCGCACCGGGGTCGCGCTCGCGGCCGCCGCCACCCTCACCGTCGCCCTCGCCGCCTGCGGCGGAGGCGACTCCGACCCGTTGAGCTCCGGCGACAAGGGCGGGGAGACCATCGTCATCGGCTCCCAGGACTACTACTCCAGCGAGATCCTCGCCGAGGCGTACGCCCAGGCGCTGGAGGCCGAGGGCTACGACGTGGACCGCCAGTTCAAGATCGGCCAGCGCGAGGCCTACCTGCCCGAGATCGAGTCCGGCTCGATCGACCTGTTCCCCGAGTACACCGGTCCGCTGCTTCTCGTGTGGGAGCCGGACACCACCGTCACCCTCTCCGACGACGTCTACGACGCGCTGGTCGAGGCCACCCCTGACGGGCTGCGGGTCCTCGACCAGTCCCCGGCCACCGACCAGGACGCCTACGTGGTCACCCGCGAGTTCGCGGAGAAGTGGGACCTGACCTCGATCGAGGACCTGAAGAAGGTGACCGAGCCGCTGGTCTTCGGCGCCAACTCGGAGTCCGAGACGCGGCCGAACGGCCCCAAGGGTCTCAAGCGGGTCTACGACGTCGAGGTCGGCTTCACCCCGATCGAGGACGGCGGCGGCCCGCTCACCGTCAAGGCGCTCAAGGACGGCGACATCCAGCTGGCGTTCATCTACACCGGCGACCCGTCGCTGAAGAAGAACGACCTGGTGGCGCTCGAGGACACCAAGGGCCTGTTCGTGGCCTCGCACGTGGTGCCCGTGGCCAGCGACGACGTCGACGACGACGCGGCGGGCGTGATCAACCGGATCAGTGCCGCGATGTCGCCCGAGGACCTCGTCAACCTCAACGCCCGCAGCGTCGACGAGCAGCTGCCCGCCGCCACCATCGCCAAGGAGTGGCTGAAGGAGGAAGGGCTGCTCTGA
- a CDS encoding SDR family oxidoreductase, whose product MGTYAVTGSASGMGAAVVDRLRSDGHTVLTVDIKDADVVADLSTPTGRGAAAREVLERCEGRLDGAVLAAGIGPAPGADRPQLILEVNFLGVVDLLEAWRPALAAAGNAKVVVFSSNSTTTVPLIARATTDAIIDRDMEKALRRIRLLGAKMAPSFAYGASKIAVSHWVRRHAVTREWAGAGIRLNAIAPGAILTPLLQQQLATPAEAKRIKAFPVPIGGFGDPDHLARWVTFMLSDAADFLCGSIIFVDGGSDAWFRASDWPRSLSARRVPGYMRRMRSFRPYPPTHGHSDHSG is encoded by the coding sequence GTGGGTACCTACGCAGTCACCGGTTCGGCCTCCGGCATGGGCGCGGCGGTCGTCGACCGGCTCCGCTCCGACGGACACACCGTGCTGACCGTCGACATCAAGGACGCCGACGTCGTCGCCGACCTGTCCACGCCGACCGGCCGGGGCGCGGCCGCCCGGGAGGTGCTGGAACGCTGCGAGGGCCGCCTCGACGGTGCGGTGCTCGCGGCCGGCATCGGTCCCGCCCCCGGCGCCGACCGGCCGCAGCTGATCCTGGAGGTCAACTTCCTCGGCGTCGTCGACCTGCTCGAGGCCTGGCGCCCGGCCCTGGCCGCCGCAGGCAACGCCAAGGTGGTGGTCTTCTCCAGCAACTCCACCACCACCGTGCCGCTCATCGCGCGCGCCACCACCGACGCGATCATCGACCGCGACATGGAGAAGGCGCTGCGCAGGATCCGGCTCCTGGGGGCGAAGATGGCGCCGTCGTTCGCCTACGGCGCCTCCAAGATCGCCGTCAGCCACTGGGTACGACGCCACGCGGTGACCCGCGAGTGGGCCGGCGCCGGCATCCGGCTCAACGCCATCGCGCCCGGCGCGATCCTGACGCCGCTGCTGCAGCAGCAGCTGGCCACCCCGGCGGAGGCGAAGCGGATCAAGGCGTTCCCGGTGCCGATCGGCGGGTTCGGCGACCCCGACCACCTGGCGCGCTGGGTGACCTTCATGCTCTCCGACGCCGCCGACTTCCTGTGCGGCAGCATCATCTTCGTCGACGGCGGCTCCGACGCGTGGTTCCGGGCCAGCGACTGGCCGCGCTCGCTCTCGGCACGCCGGGTGCCGGGGTACATGCGCCGGATGCGCTCGTTCCGGCCCTACCCCCCGACGCACGGCCACTCGGACCACTCCGGCTGA
- a CDS encoding DEAD/DEAH box helicase: MGRGGQRGATQQRRGSQASRARRNEEGIIPQLARAVREVESAVARRSAMPEVRAKFQVVALLAREERTRVKNDPDLSESRRGEELKRLDGIATILAQTAARDSTLFTLLDENAEMSESAKAMRRELLRKAGVEEPESEPEPQAVDPEAAALAEKRVIPPSVQARQLANPFLAPDFTHARARVRPRRLAGWELLEPLFRSFERAAPDAPACMAMPDADQLTSLTGRHAPAGRELMPHQAQLVASAAAGHRTYLLADEPGLGKTAQALLAAEAAGAFPLLAVVPNVVKTNWAREVDLWIPNRRVTVLHGDGEDADGFADVFVVNYEILDRHVGWLGTHGFRGMIVDEAHYIKNKTSQRSQNVLEISERIRARIARPLMMALTGTPLINDIEDFRAIWQFLGWIDDVVPQGELMEALEETGLTPADPAFYPAARRAVIDQGIVRRRKIDVAADIPARRVADIPVELEGEAGRSIRKAEQELARRMVERYDAALSTRRSGAVVEGIDHRLVRQVAGWEREDSSAKTGENVFEMLRRIGKAKAGLAADYTAQLARNVGKVVFFAKHIDVMDTAEKTFAERGIRFTSVRGDQSSTVRQKAIDAFVNDPDVQVAVCSLTAAGVGLNLQVASNLVLAELSWTDAEQTQAIDRVHRIGQAEPVTAWRVIATQTLDTRIAELIDKKAGLAARALDGAGEDVEGAAVDMQTEALVALLTAALQARGD, translated from the coding sequence GTGGGTCGAGGAGGCCAGCGGGGCGCGACGCAGCAGCGGCGCGGCTCCCAGGCGTCGCGTGCGCGGCGCAACGAGGAAGGCATCATCCCCCAGCTCGCGCGTGCGGTGCGCGAGGTGGAGTCGGCGGTCGCCCGGCGCTCGGCCATGCCGGAGGTGCGGGCGAAGTTCCAGGTCGTCGCGCTGCTGGCCCGCGAGGAGCGGACCCGGGTCAAGAACGACCCCGACCTCTCCGAGAGCCGCCGCGGCGAGGAGCTGAAGCGCCTCGACGGGATCGCCACGATCCTGGCGCAGACCGCGGCCCGCGACAGCACGCTGTTCACCCTGCTCGACGAGAACGCCGAGATGTCGGAGTCGGCCAAGGCGATGCGCCGCGAGCTGCTGCGCAAGGCCGGCGTCGAGGAGCCCGAGTCGGAGCCCGAGCCGCAGGCGGTCGACCCCGAGGCGGCGGCGCTGGCCGAGAAGCGGGTCATCCCGCCGTCGGTGCAGGCCCGCCAGCTCGCCAACCCGTTCCTGGCGCCCGACTTCACCCACGCCCGCGCCCGCGTGCGTCCACGCCGCCTCGCCGGCTGGGAGCTGCTCGAGCCGCTGTTCCGCTCCTTCGAGCGGGCCGCGCCCGACGCCCCGGCCTGCATGGCGATGCCGGACGCCGACCAGCTCACCTCGTTGACCGGCCGGCACGCACCCGCGGGACGCGAGCTGATGCCGCACCAGGCGCAGCTGGTGGCCTCCGCGGCCGCCGGGCACCGCACCTACCTGCTGGCCGACGAGCCGGGCCTGGGCAAGACCGCGCAGGCGCTGCTCGCCGCCGAGGCCGCCGGCGCCTTCCCGCTGCTGGCCGTGGTGCCGAACGTGGTGAAGACCAACTGGGCCCGCGAGGTCGACCTGTGGATCCCGAACCGCCGGGTCACCGTCCTGCACGGTGACGGCGAGGACGCCGACGGGTTCGCGGACGTCTTCGTGGTCAACTACGAGATCCTCGACCGCCACGTCGGCTGGCTCGGCACCCACGGTTTCCGCGGGATGATCGTCGACGAGGCGCACTACATCAAGAACAAGACCTCCCAGCGCTCGCAGAACGTGCTGGAGATCTCCGAGCGGATCCGGGCCCGGATCGCGCGCCCACTGATGATGGCGCTGACCGGCACCCCGCTGATCAACGACATCGAGGACTTCCGCGCGATCTGGCAGTTCCTGGGCTGGATCGACGACGTGGTGCCCCAGGGCGAGCTGATGGAGGCACTCGAGGAGACCGGGCTGACCCCGGCCGACCCGGCGTTCTACCCGGCGGCGCGGCGCGCGGTGATCGACCAGGGCATCGTGCGGCGCCGCAAGATCGACGTCGCCGCCGACATCCCGGCACGCCGGGTCGCCGACATCCCGGTCGAGCTCGAGGGCGAGGCCGGCCGCTCCATCCGCAAGGCCGAGCAGGAGCTCGCCCGCCGCATGGTCGAGCGGTACGACGCCGCGCTCTCCACCCGCCGCAGCGGCGCCGTGGTCGAGGGCATCGACCACCGGCTGGTCCGTCAGGTCGCCGGCTGGGAGCGCGAGGACAGCTCCGCCAAGACCGGCGAGAACGTCTTCGAGATGCTGCGCCGCATCGGCAAGGCCAAGGCCGGCCTGGCCGCGGACTACACCGCGCAGCTGGCCCGCAACGTGGGCAAGGTCGTCTTCTTCGCCAAGCACATCGACGTCATGGACACCGCCGAGAAGACGTTCGCCGAGCGCGGCATCCGGTTCACCTCGGTGCGCGGCGACCAGTCCTCCACGGTGCGGCAGAAGGCGATCGACGCCTTCGTCAACGACCCGGACGTGCAGGTCGCGGTCTGCTCGCTGACCGCGGCCGGGGTCGGGCTCAACCTGCAGGTGGCCTCCAACCTGGTGCTGGCCGAGCTGTCCTGGACCGACGCCGAGCAGACCCAGGCCATCGACCGGGTGCACCGCATCGGCCAGGCCGAGCCCGTCACGGCGTGGCGCGTGATCGCCACCCAGACGCTGGACACCCGCATCGCGGAGCTGATCGACAAGAAGGCCGGGCTGGCCGCGCGGGCGCTGGACGGTGCCGGCGAGGACGTCGAGGGTGCCGCCGTCGACATGCAGACCGAGGCGCTGGTCGCGCTGCTCACCGCAGCCCTGCAGGCCCGCGGGGACTGA
- a CDS encoding DUF4334 domain-containing protein yields MTNDVTSDPTSDPTSDVTGDPAAAAARLAELEPACDRDEALAFFDTLPAVRAETLRGQWRGRELATGHPMDGLLEASGWYGKRFDSADEVHPLLFTAPGGRIVSADPRRIPFGMLDSIPEQVVSRGRAVMGVALPLLVTKKPRARLRNVEYRGVVTAGMSYDHLPIIDLFRRVDDTTLLGCMDLRAAPPYFFVLQRD; encoded by the coding sequence ATGACCAACGACGTGACCAGCGACCCGACCAGCGACCCGACCAGCGACGTGACCGGCGACCCCGCTGCCGCGGCGGCCCGGCTCGCCGAGCTCGAGCCCGCCTGCGACCGCGACGAGGCGCTGGCGTTCTTCGACACCCTCCCCGCGGTGCGGGCCGAGACGCTGCGTGGCCAGTGGCGCGGCCGGGAGCTGGCCACCGGCCACCCCATGGACGGGCTGCTGGAGGCCTCGGGCTGGTACGGCAAGCGGTTCGACTCCGCCGACGAGGTGCACCCGCTGCTGTTCACCGCGCCGGGTGGCCGGATCGTCTCCGCCGACCCGCGGCGCATCCCCTTCGGCATGCTCGACTCGATCCCCGAGCAGGTGGTGTCCCGGGGCCGCGCGGTGATGGGCGTCGCGCTGCCGCTGCTGGTCACGAAGAAGCCGCGTGCCCGGCTGCGCAACGTGGAGTACCGCGGTGTGGTCACCGCCGGGATGAGCTACGACCACCTGCCGATCATCGACCTGTTCCGCCGCGTCGACGACACCACGCTGCTGGGCTGCATGGACCTGCGCGCCGCGCCGCCGTACTTCTTCGTGCTGCAGCGCGACTGA
- a CDS encoding ABC transporter ATP-binding protein produces the protein MGIQFDSVTKTYPDGTVAVRDFSATVESHSTLALVGSSGSGKTTLMRMVNRMVDPTAGTVRIDGRDVRELDKVALRRSIGYVPQAGGLLPHRRVVDNVATVPVLTGTPRRAARDKAMDLLTLVGLEHSLARRFPGQLSGGQQQRVAVARALAAEPEVLLMDEPFGAVDPIVRRDLQDQLLGLQAELGKTIVLVTHDVDEAFRLGDTVIILRTGGVVAQAGTPQEIVAAPADDFVRDFVGTERSERTLSTVEVKGRRLVVDGDGRPVGVLA, from the coding sequence ATGGGGATCCAATTCGACTCCGTCACGAAGACCTACCCCGACGGCACCGTGGCGGTGCGGGACTTCTCCGCGACCGTGGAGTCGCACAGCACGCTCGCCCTCGTGGGCTCCTCCGGCTCGGGCAAGACCACGCTCATGCGGATGGTCAACCGGATGGTGGACCCCACCGCCGGCACGGTGCGGATCGACGGACGTGACGTGCGTGAGCTCGACAAGGTCGCCCTGCGCCGCTCCATCGGCTACGTGCCGCAGGCCGGTGGCCTGCTGCCGCACCGCCGCGTGGTGGACAACGTCGCCACCGTGCCCGTGCTGACCGGCACCCCACGGCGCGCCGCCCGGGACAAGGCGATGGACCTGCTCACCCTGGTCGGCCTCGAGCACTCACTGGCCCGCCGATTCCCGGGCCAGCTCTCCGGCGGCCAGCAGCAGCGGGTGGCCGTCGCCCGGGCGCTGGCCGCGGAGCCCGAGGTGCTGTTGATGGACGAGCCGTTCGGTGCGGTCGACCCCATCGTGCGGCGCGACCTGCAGGACCAGCTGCTCGGCCTGCAGGCCGAGCTGGGCAAGACGATCGTCCTGGTCACCCACGACGTCGACGAGGCCTTCCGGCTCGGCGACACCGTCATCATCCTGCGCACCGGCGGCGTCGTCGCCCAGGCCGGCACCCCCCAGGAGATCGTGGCCGCCCCGGCCGACGACTTCGTGCGCGACTTCGTCGGCACCGAGCGGTCCGAACGCACGCTGAGCACCGTCGAGGTGAAGGGACGGCGGCTGGTCGTCGACGGCGACGGGCGGCCGGTGGGGGTGCTCGCGTGA
- a CDS encoding ABC transporter permease produces the protein MNLFSEALAWIGDGAHWGGPGGIDTRLVQHLWISFAAVALAALVAVPLGIVIGHSGRGRVLVVALAGAVRAVPTLGLLTLLGLWLGIGLEAPLLALVALAFPSLLAGAYAGVGSADRTAVDAARALGMSTWQLISRVEVPLGADVLLGGIRAATLQVVATATLAAYISDNGLGRYLFAGLKSRDYPQMLAGALLVAALALLVDIALAALQRAARARTRGTGLTGTSGPLRAAPSKG, from the coding sequence GTGAACCTGTTCTCCGAGGCGCTGGCCTGGATCGGCGACGGCGCGCACTGGGGCGGCCCCGGCGGCATCGACACCCGCCTGGTGCAGCACCTGTGGATCAGCTTCGCCGCCGTGGCGCTGGCTGCGCTCGTCGCGGTGCCACTCGGCATCGTCATCGGTCACTCCGGTCGCGGCCGGGTGCTGGTGGTGGCGCTGGCCGGCGCCGTGCGCGCGGTGCCCACCCTCGGCCTGCTCACCCTGCTCGGGCTGTGGCTGGGGATCGGGCTGGAGGCGCCGCTGCTGGCGCTGGTCGCGCTCGCCTTCCCCTCCCTGCTCGCCGGCGCCTACGCCGGGGTGGGGTCCGCCGACCGCACCGCCGTCGACGCCGCGCGGGCCCTGGGCATGAGCACCTGGCAGCTGATCAGCCGTGTCGAGGTGCCCCTGGGCGCGGACGTGCTGCTCGGCGGGATCCGCGCCGCGACGCTGCAGGTCGTCGCCACGGCCACCCTGGCGGCGTACATCTCCGACAACGGGTTGGGGCGCTACCTGTTCGCCGGCCTGAAGTCCCGGGACTACCCGCAGATGCTGGCCGGTGCGCTGCTCGTCGCCGCGCTGGCCCTGCTCGTCGACATCGCGCTGGCCGCACTGCAGCGCGCCGCCCGTGCCCGCACCCGCGGGACGGGTCTCACCGGTACCAGCGGTCCGCTCCGGGCCGCACCGTCGAAAGGTTGA